In Clupea harengus unplaced genomic scaffold, Ch_v2.0.2, whole genome shotgun sequence, one genomic interval encodes:
- the LOC122132105 gene encoding oxysterol-binding protein-related protein 1-like isoform X2 — MEEADPEEQFLKDARNGNLQGIQRLLMSKIKEEAKIDINCKGKSKANLGWTPLHLACYFGHKDVVEELLRAGAEVDLPNNVGDSPLHKAAFTGRKEVVMLLLKYNAGPTIINGTAQIPKDVTQNEEIKSMLEAAERTEERKLEELLLDAAREGALSRLIQLLNRKKPPDINCTDLLGNTPLHCSAYRGQKQCALRLLQSGANPNLKNQNDQTVFDLVSDQEMRQILEGNKKKGMTRHIQMFEGMLLKSSRFFGWRSYWVVLQDGVLSWYPKQSDAETSHNRQGCKTLTQAHCMVGLFM, encoded by the exons ATGGAGGAGGCGGACCCCGAGGAGCAGTTCCTCAAAGATGCCAGGAACGGGAACCTGCAAGGCATTCAGCGACTCCTCATGTCCAAGATCAAGGAGGAGGCCAAGATTGACATCAATTGCAAAG GGAAGAGCAAGGCCAACCTGGGCTGGACACCTCTTCATCTGGCCTGCTACTTTGGACACAAAGATGTGGTGGAGGAACTGTTGAGG gcgGGAGCCGAAGTAGATTTGCCCAACAATGTTGGAGACTCCCCTCTTCACAAAGCAGCCTTTACTGGGAGGAAG GAGGTGGTGATGTTATTGTTAAAGTACAACGCTGGTCCTACTATCATCAATGGGACTGCTCAGATTCCCAAAGACGTCACCCAGAATGAGGAGATCAAAAGCATGTTGGAAG CTgcggagaggacagaggagagaaaactGGAAGAGCTGCTCTTGGATGCAGCGAGAGAGGGGGCCTTGTCTAGGCTAATCCAACTG TTGAACAGGAAGAAGCCACCTGACATTAATTGCACAGACTTGCTTGGTAACACGCCTCTGCACTGTTCAGCTTATCGTGGGCAAAAGCAGTGTGCCCTGAGGCTTCTGCAGAGTGGAGCCAACCCCAACCTCAAGAAccaaaatg ATCAAACTGTGTTTGACCTCGTCAGTGATCAAGAGATGAGACAGATCTTGGAGGGCAACAAGAAAAAA GGCATGACGCGACATATTCAAATGTTTGAAGGGATGCTTTTAAAG AGTTCTCGTTTCTTTGGGTGGCGTAGTTATTGGGTGGTTCTTCAGGATGGAGTGTTGTCATGGTATCCCAAACA GTCAGATGCAGAAACCTCACACAATAGGCAAGGCTGCAAGACCTTAACACAAGCCCATTGCATGGTAGGTTTATTCATGTAG
- the LOC122132105 gene encoding oxysterol-binding protein-related protein 1-like isoform X1 yields the protein MCGQCLSHQRYCVIAMEEADPEEQFLKDARNGNLQGIQRLLMSKIKEEAKIDINCKGKSKANLGWTPLHLACYFGHKDVVEELLRAGAEVDLPNNVGDSPLHKAAFTGRKEVVMLLLKYNAGPTIINGTAQIPKDVTQNEEIKSMLEAAERTEERKLEELLLDAAREGALSRLIQLLNRKKPPDINCTDLLGNTPLHCSAYRGQKQCALRLLQSGANPNLKNQNDQTVFDLVSDQEMRQILEGNKKKGMTRHIQMFEGMLLKSSRFFGWRSYWVVLQDGVLSWYPKQSDAETSHNRQGCKTLTQAHCMVGLFM from the exons AGCGATGGAGGAGGCGGACCCCGAGGAGCAGTTCCTCAAAGATGCCAGGAACGGGAACCTGCAAGGCATTCAGCGACTCCTCATGTCCAAGATCAAGGAGGAGGCCAAGATTGACATCAATTGCAAAG GGAAGAGCAAGGCCAACCTGGGCTGGACACCTCTTCATCTGGCCTGCTACTTTGGACACAAAGATGTGGTGGAGGAACTGTTGAGG gcgGGAGCCGAAGTAGATTTGCCCAACAATGTTGGAGACTCCCCTCTTCACAAAGCAGCCTTTACTGGGAGGAAG GAGGTGGTGATGTTATTGTTAAAGTACAACGCTGGTCCTACTATCATCAATGGGACTGCTCAGATTCCCAAAGACGTCACCCAGAATGAGGAGATCAAAAGCATGTTGGAAG CTgcggagaggacagaggagagaaaactGGAAGAGCTGCTCTTGGATGCAGCGAGAGAGGGGGCCTTGTCTAGGCTAATCCAACTG TTGAACAGGAAGAAGCCACCTGACATTAATTGCACAGACTTGCTTGGTAACACGCCTCTGCACTGTTCAGCTTATCGTGGGCAAAAGCAGTGTGCCCTGAGGCTTCTGCAGAGTGGAGCCAACCCCAACCTCAAGAAccaaaatg ATCAAACTGTGTTTGACCTCGTCAGTGATCAAGAGATGAGACAGATCTTGGAGGGCAACAAGAAAAAA GGCATGACGCGACATATTCAAATGTTTGAAGGGATGCTTTTAAAG AGTTCTCGTTTCTTTGGGTGGCGTAGTTATTGGGTGGTTCTTCAGGATGGAGTGTTGTCATGGTATCCCAAACA GTCAGATGCAGAAACCTCACACAATAGGCAAGGCTGCAAGACCTTAACACAAGCCCATTGCATGGTAGGTTTATTCATGTAG